The Macaca thibetana thibetana isolate TM-01 chromosome 11, ASM2454274v1, whole genome shotgun sequence genome window below encodes:
- the LOC126931332 gene encoding endogenous retrovirus group K member 19 Rec protein-like, which produces MNPSEMQRKAPPRRWKHHSRATLTRKMNRVVIPEEQMKSPRTKKAELPIWAQLKKLTPLAGKSLASTKVTQIPENMLLAPLMIVSTASAGIPNSSKETVTIENEP; this is translated from the exons ATGAACCCATCGGAGATGCAAAGAAAAGCACCTCCACGGAGATGGAAACACCACAGTCGAGCAACATTGACTCGCAAGATGAACCGAGTGGTGATACCAGAAGAACAGATGAAGTCGCCACGCACCAAGAAGGCGGAGCTGCCAATCTGGGCACAGTTAAAGAAGCTGACACCATTAGCTGGAAAAAGCCTAGCTAGCACAAAGGTGACACAAATCCCAGAAAATATGCTGCTTGCACCTTTAATGATTGTATCAACGGCG TCTGCAGGTATACCCAACAGTTCCAAAGAGACAGTGACCATCGAGAACGAGCCATGA